The proteins below come from a single Bombyx mori chromosome 19, ASM3026992v2 genomic window:
- the LOC101737585 gene encoding zwei Ig domain protein zig-8 yields MSVSALGVTLAVTLGVTLAALVARAGGGSLEAGSAATGPSVVVSHSDLTELAELAGVVPAWRELWLGSLDALHREPSINNTQEDVLAQLGAVAFLHCPVRNLGERGVSWVRRRDWHIISSGVLMYTNDERFQVLHSEGSDDWILQIKYVQKRDNGTYECQVSTASGTLSRLVHLHIAVPEAFILGADEHHVDAGSTINLVCIIEKSPVPPQYVFWYHNSRMINYDAARGVTVQTEPGPKTQSALAIRSAAPRHSGNYTCAAANTEPAHIYVYVSEGSDKMAATLSRSRSGRGAAGGAVLLANLLAALLGVRLGAL; encoded by the exons ATGTCAGTCTCCGCGCTCGGCGTCACGCTCGCCGTCACGCTCGGCGTCACGCTCGCTGCGCTGGTCGCCCGCGCCGGCGGCGGCTCGCTCG AAGCAGGGTCGGCGGCGACGGGCCCGAGCGTGGTGGTGTCGCACTCCGACCTCACCGAGCTGGCGGAGCTGGCCGGGGTGGTGCCGGCGTGGCGCGAGCTTTGGCTGGGCTCGCTGGACGCGCTGCACCGCGAGCCCTCCATCAACAACACGCAGGAGGACGTGCTGGCGCAGCTCGGGGCAGTCGCTTTCCTGCACTGTCCCGTCCGCAACCTCGGCGAGCGAGGG GTGTCGTGGGTTCGGCGCCGCGACTGGCACATCATCAGCTCAGGAGTGCTCATGTACACAAATGATGAACGGTTCCAG GTGCTGCACAGCGAGGGGTCGGATGATTGGATCCTGCAGATTAAGTACGTTCAGAAACGAGACAACGGAACTTACGAGTGTCAG GTGTCGACGGCGTCCGGCACGCTGTCCCGGCTGGTGCACCTGCACATCGCGGTGCCGGAAGCATTCATCCTGGGCGCCGACGAGCATCACGTGGACGCCGGCTCCACTATCAACCTCGTCTGCATCATCGAAAAG AGTCCGGTCCCGCCGCAGTACGTGTTCTGGTACCACAACTCGCGCATGATCAACTACGACGCGGCGCGCGGGGTGACGGTGCAGACCGAGCCCGGCCCCAAGACGCAGTCCGCGCTCGCCATCCGCTCGGCCGCGCCGCGACACTCCGGCAACTACACCTGCGCCGCCGCCAACACCGAGCCGGCGCACATCTACGTCTACGTCTCCGAGGGCA GCGACAAGATGGCGGCGACGCTGAGCAGGAGCCggagcgggcgcggggcggcggggggcgcggtcCTGCTCGCCAACCTGCTCGCCGCCCTGCTCGGTGTGAGGCTCGGCGCGCTCTGA